TCAAATCTGAATCACAAGACTGAGAAACGACAGTTTCATCAAAAGCCTAAAGGCACTGATGGAATCAGGTGGTTGGGACAGGACAATGAAATTGTAGAGGTTTCAAACAAAGCCAGGGACAAAGGGACTGCTCAGGAATTGGCGAGGACCAATAGCCCAGCACTACAGATAAAACAGaatgagaagggaaagagggcagCAAAAGCAAGCAAGCACTGCCTTTGGTTTGATGGGTTCCATTCAGTCAATTTCCTGGATGGAGCATCTCCAAGCAAACTGCTCCGGTGGTTCAGCCGGCGAGACCGAGAGCTGATGGAGCTCATGGCCAGAGGGTCTGTCCTAGAGGCTGGACAGGGCACTCGGGACGACCAGACGGTCTGTGTGGTGTTGAGCACTAACAACTCGCTTGCTGTTGGGGGCAGCAGGGATCAGTGCCGAGCGGGAGCCTGCGGATTAGTGAAGGGACTGAGTGACCTGCGGGAAGTCACCGCTTTTCACTTGCATCGAATTCTCGGGCTCAACATCAGCCAGCCGGTGGTCGCACGCCGGTGGAGGACCCAGCTGCTCCCGCAGCAGTACACAGACGGGTCGGCAAAGCCTGTCGTGTGGTGGGACCCACGGATGCTTCTGCTTCAGGGTACGAGCCGGCAGAAGGACACCTTCCGCCTCGCCCAGTTCCCATCTGTCTTTAGGAAATGCCAGGAAAGCGACGGAGGAGTGTGCGTCCAGGAAAACAGTCTGGAGCTGCTGAATTACTTTATCCAGGTAAATCTAACGTTTGGATATGccgctcccccttctccagccctttatctccttcaccaatcgaCCTCCCAGCACTTCACTGTACCCCtctcctctcccggtttcacctatcaccgacCACCTtaaacttcttcctcccctcccctcaccttcttattctgacttctcatcttttttatcaagttctgacgaagggccttgacctgaaatgttgactgtttactcttttctatggatttgctgactggcctgttgtgttctaccagcagtttgtgtgtggtgcttgaatttccagcatctgccgattttcttgtgtttacaatattttaattaatttgaggGCCGTCTTCAGCTCCTTCAGATGATTTTATGTTTCTTTCTTCAACCCTCTTGCCTCCAAGTGATATTACGCAGGCCTCTCAGAGGTTCACATTGCTGGAAGTGGGGTAAGAATTTTCAGGCCAACACTCCCTATACTGAGGCCAGTTACTTGCACTGAGGTGGCTGCTGTTGTTGCCAATTAACGGGACTCTGAAAACTTGCCCCCATTACTCATTCACACTTTATTTACTTACGCACTAGGACTCCTGTCACCGCACTATTCTGAAGAGAAATGAGGATCAGAGACTCAAACTTTTATACAGAATTAACTAGTGATTATGGTTATTGACCAAATGGTAACCTTCCATATGTTCGGTTCCTTATTTGCAAGTTCCATCACCATTCGCAATACAAGTGTTAAGAGCCAATAGAAACAGCAAGCTAACAACTGAAGATACTATAAAGTTAGTAAGGTAATTGTCCCTTAAATGAGGCTTACATTCTTACATCATTCTCTTGTCTCCATATGACTCCTGTCCCCTGTGTGAAGGGAAGCTACAGTCTCTGTGTGAAGGGAAGCTACAGTCTCCAAGGTCTTTCTTGCCTGGGCTGACTGCACATTACCTTCATGCTATGCTTGCTTGGGCATTATCCTAACCATTGTCTTGCTCCAAGTTCCACAGTGTGTTCCCTTCTGACACTGCCCACCCCAAAGATCACTGCAAGTTCACCCTCACCCTTCCTGCTCTTCACTTGCTCTCCATTCCTCTTCCCCAGACTGGCCTCAGCACCCAGCTCCACTGTTACCCAGAGAAGTAGCCTGCTCTTTGTGCCCATTGTGACCTCAGGTAGGCAGGTGCCAGGTTCAAGCTTGGGGTCACAGGCATACATACACAGGGTATAATTGCCTTAGATGTTGTTTTGTCTgcaacagcaactcaatgcattccAAACATGACAAACATTAACTTGAATTAACATAAATAATACAAAACTTACATGATTAAACAACACTAGTGCAGTCAAGAGAGGAAGATACAAATAATAGTCTGAAGTTCAGcgagcatagaacattacagcacagtacaggctctttggtccaCACTGTTGTGCCAACCCTGTAATCTGCTCTAATATCAATCAAACCCTTCGTTCCCACATAGCACTCTggttttctatcatctatgtgcctatcttaaatgcccctaatataccTGCCTCAAGCACCACCTCTGGCAGGTTTGTTCCAGACACTCAATATTCATTGTgtaaaaacttacttctgacatctcctcccccctcccctataCTTCCCCCCCTTGACCTTTAAATGAAGTCCTGTTGTATTTCTGCCTTGGGCTGAACagtctctggctgtctactcaatctatgcctATTATCATCTGGCACACTTCCATCAAGTCATCCTTCATtctcttttgctccaaagagaaaacccccAGCTAACTTAACTTACTCTCTGAATTCAAGCTCTGTAAAGCagaaagcatcctggtaaatcttccctGCATGTTCTATATTACTATTAGGGTTTTTTCCAAATCGGTCCAAGACTTGAAGGCAGCCGTGAGGACACTGAACCCTGGGCTGTGGTTTTCAGCCTCCCGTGTCTCTCGGTGAGgacactgaaccctggggtcTGGTTTTCAGCCTCCCGTGTCTCTCAGTGAGgacactgaaccctggggtcTGGTTTTCAGCCTCCCGTGTCTCTCGGTGAGgacactgaaccctggggtcTGGTTTTCAGCCTCCCGTGTCTCTCGGTGAGgacactgaaccctggggtcTGGTTTTCAGCCTCCCGTGTCTCTCAGTGAGGACACTGAACCCTGGGCTGTGGTTTTCAGCCTCCCGTGTCTCTCGGTGAGgacactgaaccctggggtcTGGTTTTCAGCCTCCCGTGTCTCTCGGTGAGGACACTGAAACCTGGGGTCTGGTTTTCAGCCTCCCGTGTCTCTCAGTGAGGACACTGAACCCTGGGCTGTGGTTTTCAGCCTCCCGTGTCTCTCGGTGAGgacactgaaccctggggtcTGGTTTTCAGCCTCCCGTGTCTCTCAGTGAGgacactgaaccctggggtcTGGTTTTCAGCCTCCCGTGTCTCTCGGTGAGgacactgaaccctggggtcTGGTTTTCAGCCTCCCGTCTCTCTTGGTGAGGACACTGAACCCTGGGCTGTGGTTTTCAGCCTCCCGTGTCTCTCGGTGAGgacactgaaccctggggtcTGGTTTTCAGCCTCCCGTGTCTCTCGGTGAGGACACTGAACCCTGGGCTGTGGATTTCAGCCTCCCGTGTCTCTCGGTGAGGACACTGAACTCTGGGGTCTGGTTTTCAGCCTCCCGTGTCTCTCGGTGAGgacactgaaccctggggtcTGGTTTTCAGCCTCCCGTGTCTCTCGGTGAGgacactgaaccctggggtcTGGTTTTCAGCCTCCCGTGTCTCTCGTTGAGgacactgaaccctggggtcTGGTTTTCAGCCTCCCGTGTCTCTCGGTGAGgacactgaaccctggggtcTGGTTTTCAGCCTCCCGTGTCTCTCAGTGAGGACACTGAACCCTGGGCTGTGGTTTTCAGCCTCCCGTGTCTCTCGGTGAGgacactgaaccctggggtcTGGTTTTCAGCCTCCCGTGTCTCTCAGTGAGgacactgaaccctggggtcTGGTTTTCAGCCTCCCGTGTCTCTCGGTGAGgacactgaaccc
The DNA window shown above is from Hypanus sabinus isolate sHypSab1 chromosome 17, sHypSab1.hap1, whole genome shotgun sequence and carries:
- the LOC132407126 gene encoding Golgi-associated kinase 1A-like, with product MGNRLHVQHPEQPHTGANRPKARSAHNSIFQSGRHYKPRHFAESVQIMESNLNHKTEKRQFHQKPKGTDGIRWLGQDNEIVEVSNKARDKGTAQELARTNSPALQIKQNEKGKRAAKASKHCLWFDGFHSVNFLDGASPSKLLRWFSRRDRELMELMARGSVLEAGQGTRDDQTVCVVLSTNNSLAVGGSRDQCRAGACGLVKGLSDLREVTAFHLHRILGLNISQPVVARRWRTQLLPQQYTDGSAKPVVWWDPRMLLLQGTSRQKDTFRLAQFPSVFRKCQESDGGVCVQENSLELLNYFIQNINHHEVADGGAKFINIFQKHNLKDVEIILASFNRASDKRTFTFNDLDWLPLRTLKVISSQCLPEVLLCSLYEDQEYWQSKGQLSLSILGDRIRKRAQLLLQQMTDGHIKHKRAYV